A stretch of the Geovibrio thiophilus genome encodes the following:
- a CDS encoding acyl-CoA thioesterase, translating into MNNPFFLEKEIVIQGYDIDYGGVVSNIVYIRWMDDLRTALLKEHYPIELMAEDGIAPVVNKTHAHYKRPSLFGDSLKAGIRITMLEKVRWEVEAEITKDGGKTVFTAVQSGAFVDLKSGRPVTVPSVLAEKWAEFRKEA; encoded by the coding sequence ATGAATAACCCTTTTTTTCTGGAAAAAGAGATAGTGATTCAGGGGTATGATATAGACTACGGCGGCGTGGTGAGCAACATAGTCTACATCCGCTGGATGGATGACCTGCGTACCGCTCTGCTGAAGGAGCACTACCCGATTGAACTCATGGCTGAGGACGGCATAGCCCCCGTGGTTAACAAGACTCATGCGCATTACAAGCGTCCGTCTCTCTTCGGTGACAGCCTCAAGGCGGGAATCAGGATCACGATGCTTGAAAAGGTGCGCTGGGAAGTTGAGGCGGAAATCACCAAGGACGGCGGCAAAACTGTCTTTACCGCTGTTCAGTCCGGCGCCTTTGTGGATCTGAAAAGCGGTCGCCCTGTGACTGTTCCGTCAGTTCTTGCTGAGAAATGGGCGGAGTTCAGGAAAGAAGCCTGA
- the cas6 gene encoding CRISPR-associated endoribonuclease Cas6: MLLKLTLTATEVPVIFRNRIAEIIKSAAETGYESLGMGLTDKSFKFFTFNLAFSRDRFKKEPIVFDNSFEVFDTVFHIPENKFITLYISSPYEKFLQAVQHGFEKKKDIDFSRGGQILVGGKKLTYMLENSKLLNKPFTIEGSCVTLHTHSPVLLESLNSKKPIIPPVEDGYCELEVSEKEYSDRLAEISSMRIFGMTGKYPQEPIVFKSVRLRKTVIKHTLDKFREKTGKSLMMLTGITGTFELAGHPDDLSLLVESGIGIRTTQGFGMAGPSKP; encoded by the coding sequence ATGCTTTTGAAACTTACTCTTACCGCAACTGAAGTACCGGTCATTTTCAGAAACAGAATAGCTGAGATTATAAAATCAGCAGCAGAAACAGGCTACGAGTCCCTTGGGATGGGACTTACCGATAAGAGTTTTAAATTTTTTACTTTTAATCTCGCGTTTTCCAGAGACAGGTTTAAAAAAGAACCAATCGTTTTTGACAACAGTTTTGAAGTGTTCGACACTGTTTTCCACATTCCCGAAAACAAGTTTATCACGCTGTACATAAGCAGCCCGTATGAAAAGTTTCTTCAGGCTGTACAGCACGGATTTGAAAAAAAGAAGGATATAGACTTCTCCCGCGGCGGGCAGATCCTTGTCGGCGGGAAAAAGCTCACATATATGCTCGAAAACTCAAAACTTCTCAACAAGCCTTTCACCATAGAAGGCTCATGCGTCACTCTCCATACCCACTCGCCGGTTCTCCTTGAATCTCTTAATTCAAAAAAGCCGATAATCCCGCCTGTGGAGGACGGCTACTGCGAGCTTGAGGTCTCTGAAAAGGAATATTCCGACAGGCTGGCGGAGATTTCATCCATGCGTATTTTCGGCATGACAGGAAAATATCCGCAGGAGCCGATAGTTTTCAAATCGGTCAGGCTGCGCAAAACAGTTATCAAGCATACACTGGACAAGTTCAGGGAGAAAACCGGTAAGTCACTGATGATGCTCACAGGGATAACCGGCACATTTGAGCTTGCCGGACATCCGGACGATCTCTCTCTTCTGGTGGAATCAGGCATAGGCATCAGAACCACACAGGGCTTCGGAATGGCAGGACCATCAAAGCCGTAA
- a CDS encoding 3'-5' exonuclease has product MDEALIISTQNRLSKEYVASLEAIRFDGEIVTVTEPGHAEEACRELSGYNELGFDTESRPSFRRGVSYPVSLVQVSTLDKAYLFQLNGGNLPEGLVGLFTDPTVKKIGVGIRDDIKKLKELTSFEENGFVDLGDIAAEKGIIQFGARALAARYLGRKIVKSAQKTNWARRDLTDKQKNYAATDAWVCLLIYPLLLNDARDYREYPAEAPEMENE; this is encoded by the coding sequence ATGGACGAAGCACTTATAATATCTACACAAAACAGACTCAGTAAAGAGTATGTGGCTTCTCTGGAAGCCATAAGATTTGACGGGGAAATTGTAACGGTTACGGAACCCGGACACGCCGAAGAGGCATGCAGGGAACTCAGCGGATATAATGAGCTCGGATTTGACACGGAAAGCAGACCCTCATTCAGAAGAGGGGTGAGCTATCCCGTTTCCCTTGTTCAGGTATCAACCCTTGACAAGGCCTATCTGTTTCAGCTTAACGGCGGAAACCTTCCGGAGGGTCTCGTTGGTCTTTTTACTGATCCCACGGTCAAAAAGATCGGCGTCGGAATAAGGGACGATATAAAGAAGCTGAAAGAACTCACGTCTTTTGAGGAAAACGGTTTTGTGGATCTCGGGGATATAGCCGCTGAAAAAGGCATAATTCAGTTCGGGGCAAGGGCTCTCGCTGCCCGTTATCTCGGGCGCAAGATTGTCAAATCCGCCCAGAAGACTAACTGGGCGCGCAGGGATCTCACGGATAAACAGAAAAATTATGCCGCAACAGATGCGTGGGTATGCCTTCTTATTTATCCTCTGCTTCTGAATGATGCCCGGGATTACAGGGAATACCCTGCCGAAGCGCCGGAAATGGAAAATGAATAA
- a CDS encoding S1 family peptidase, translated as MMKKLLMIFLAAVIFPLHVQALDAPFIVGGNAASQGEYPFIVAVAAAGAAPLTSRQFCGGVLVAPEWVLTAAHCVTGESGGTVVIDNPASLALYIGEYDLSDPSGTQRAVSNIYVHQTYLDNSTLGNGYRDIALLELSSAVSAEYASVLRAADENFYAYAGITSTVIGWGSTSGSVDVYPDILQEVSMPIVSNSTCASAMAPYDIYDYEMCAGYASGGKDSCGGDSGGPLLVRKNGGWVVAGLVSWGATECAAVGKYGVYARIADNLAWVESYTGELDYGNTSSGGSGGGGCSASENGNMSLLLMSAALAVFIKRGRRKA; from the coding sequence ATGATGAAAAAACTTTTGATGATTTTTCTTGCCGCAGTGATTTTTCCGCTGCATGTGCAGGCTCTGGACGCACCGTTCATAGTCGGCGGCAATGCCGCGTCACAGGGTGAGTATCCGTTTATAGTCGCTGTTGCGGCAGCGGGGGCTGCCCCGCTTACAAGCAGGCAGTTCTGCGGCGGAGTGCTTGTTGCTCCTGAATGGGTGCTTACTGCGGCGCACTGCGTAACCGGCGAATCCGGCGGAACTGTGGTCATTGACAATCCCGCATCACTCGCCCTTTATATAGGCGAATATGATCTCTCAGACCCGAGCGGAACACAGAGAGCTGTCTCAAATATCTATGTTCATCAGACTTATCTGGACAATTCGACACTGGGCAACGGCTACAGGGATATTGCCCTGCTTGAGCTTTCCTCCGCAGTGAGCGCTGAATACGCATCGGTGCTCAGAGCTGCGGATGAAAATTTCTATGCGTATGCGGGTATTACATCGACAGTCATAGGCTGGGGAAGCACAAGCGGAAGTGTTGATGTTTATCCCGATATTTTGCAGGAAGTCAGTATGCCTATCGTGTCAAACAGCACATGCGCAAGTGCCATGGCTCCCTATGATATTTATGATTATGAAATGTGCGCGGGTTACGCTTCCGGCGGCAAGGATTCCTGCGGCGGCGACAGCGGCGGACCTCTTCTTGTGAGGAAAAACGGCGGCTGGGTTGTGGCTGGCTTAGTGAGTTGGGGAGCGACAGAATGCGCTGCGGTCGGGAAATACGGAGTGTATGCCCGCATTGCGGATAACCTTGCTTGGGTGGAAAGCTACACCGGCGAGCTCGATTACGGCAATACCTCTTCCGGCGGTTCCGGAGGCGGCGGATGTTCAGCTTCTGAAAACGGCAATATGTCATTGCTGCTTATGTCTGCTGCACTTGCCGTGTTTATAAAAAGAGGCAGAAGAAAAGCTTAG
- the htpG gene encoding molecular chaperone HtpG, whose translation MAQETVQFRAEVSRLLDLVVNSLYSHKEIFLRELVSNASDAIDKLRYLSLTDSGILEGDGNFRIKLVPDAGNNTLTVSDNGIGMTKEETVQALGTIAHSGTKEFLNRLKSEEVKNNPELIGQFGVGFYAAFMVADKVTVITRKAGEKDAVKWESSADGTFTVEAAEKESRGTDVILHLKDEGKEYLDEYQIRNIIKKYSDYIEYPVVMDITDEEEKDGKTETRVKEETLNSMKAIWLKDKADVTEEEYKEFYKHISHDFTDPLKTIHYRAEGTAEFTVLLYIPSKAPFDILYKDFKFGPALYVKKVQIMEHCEQLIPLYLRFVKGMADSSDLPLNVSREILQNNRMIDVIRKNITKKVLDTLREMKTNEAESYAVFYKEFGKILKEGLHYEFTKKEEIAALLMFRSSNTEGEGFTDLEKYLESMKPDQEEIYYITGGNIAELKKSPYLESFTEKGIEVLFMTDEVDEIVIPSLGEYKGKKLRSVVKGDISLDDKSKTEEQKKELGGLLDTVKDALKDKVKDVRLSGRLKNTVCCLVGDDNDIDPHMARMMEAMGQFIPKSKKILEINPEHPLFAEMKKLHETDAKSSVIKDYADILFNLALIVEGSAPENPSLFAGKTAELMIKGMR comes from the coding sequence ATGGCGCAGGAAACTGTTCAGTTCAGGGCGGAGGTAAGCCGTCTGCTTGACCTTGTGGTAAACTCACTTTATTCGCACAAGGAAATTTTCTTAAGAGAACTTGTTTCAAACGCTTCCGATGCTATCGACAAACTTCGTTATCTTTCGCTTACTGACAGCGGGATCCTCGAAGGTGACGGAAACTTCAGAATCAAACTCGTCCCCGATGCCGGAAACAACACCCTCACAGTGTCGGATAACGGCATAGGCATGACAAAAGAGGAGACTGTACAGGCTCTCGGAACCATTGCCCACTCAGGCACAAAGGAATTTCTCAACAGGCTTAAGTCGGAAGAAGTAAAAAACAACCCTGAACTCATAGGTCAGTTCGGCGTGGGTTTTTACGCTGCTTTCATGGTTGCGGACAAGGTAACCGTAATCACCCGCAAGGCAGGGGAAAAGGACGCCGTCAAATGGGAATCCTCCGCTGACGGCACATTCACAGTTGAGGCGGCGGAAAAGGAGTCCAGAGGCACGGACGTTATCCTTCACCTCAAGGATGAAGGCAAAGAATATCTGGATGAATACCAAATAAGAAACATCATCAAAAAATATTCAGACTACATAGAGTATCCGGTGGTGATGGACATTACCGATGAAGAAGAGAAGGACGGCAAGACCGAGACAAGGGTAAAGGAGGAAACTCTCAACTCCATGAAGGCTATCTGGCTGAAGGATAAAGCCGATGTCACAGAAGAGGAGTATAAGGAGTTTTACAAACACATCTCCCACGACTTCACCGATCCTCTCAAAACAATACACTACCGCGCGGAAGGCACGGCGGAGTTCACTGTTCTGCTGTACATACCCTCCAAGGCTCCGTTTGACATTCTTTATAAAGACTTCAAATTCGGTCCTGCGCTCTATGTGAAAAAAGTGCAGATAATGGAGCACTGCGAACAGCTTATACCCCTTTACCTGCGCTTTGTGAAAGGCATGGCGGATTCCAGCGATCTGCCCCTTAACGTTTCAAGAGAGATACTCCAGAATAACAGAATGATAGACGTGATAAGAAAAAACATCACCAAAAAGGTTCTGGATACCCTCAGAGAGATGAAGACGAACGAGGCGGAGAGCTACGCCGTTTTCTATAAAGAGTTCGGCAAAATCCTCAAGGAAGGCTTACATTACGAATTCACGAAAAAAGAGGAAATAGCCGCGCTCCTGATGTTCCGCTCCAGCAACACCGAAGGGGAAGGCTTCACCGACCTTGAAAAGTACCTTGAGAGCATGAAACCGGATCAGGAGGAGATTTACTACATCACAGGCGGCAACATAGCCGAGCTTAAGAAATCGCCTTATCTTGAATCCTTCACCGAAAAAGGCATCGAGGTGCTTTTCATGACAGACGAGGTAGATGAAATAGTTATCCCCTCTCTCGGCGAATACAAAGGCAAAAAGCTCCGCTCCGTGGTCAAAGGCGACATAAGCCTTGATGACAAATCCAAAACAGAGGAACAGAAGAAGGAACTCGGCGGACTGCTTGACACTGTCAAAGACGCCCTTAAGGACAAAGTCAAGGATGTGCGCCTCTCAGGAAGGCTGAAAAACACCGTCTGCTGCCTTGTGGGTGATGATAACGACATTGATCCGCACATGGCGCGTATGATGGAGGCTATGGGGCAGTTTATACCGAAATCCAAGAAGATTCTGGAGATCAATCCTGAGCACCCTCTCTTCGCTGAGATGAAAAAGCTTCATGAAACGGATGCCAAATCATCCGTGATTAAAGACTACGCGGATATTCTGTTCAACCTTGCCCTGATCGTGGAAGGTTCCGCGCCTGAAAATCCTTCGCTCTTTGCGGGGAAAACGGCGGAATTGATGATTAAAGGAATGAGATAA
- a CDS encoding S8 family serine peptidase, with the protein MRFRLFALFIIALSIFTVSVTQSHADTKPRALNRASLAMKAAKDGYVRVIVGFRSDSYSELIKASRSAKQDLRGTVKKRAAEKADAAVKAETERSRQNALSSIDSKDYIIKRAYDFTPEAAMEVSSEGLSELLNNPLVEYIIEDVPQKLPDTLSSPSAGVDSIGRIGADDAWTAGYTGAGQFVAIVDTGIRRTHEMFAGKNIVEACFSDNDCPDGSDEMYGTGAAAHYESSYTSYDHGSHVAGIAAGNSSSQKGVAKDADIIAIQVFSRFENESACTGGELPFEDCVLSWDSDQKAALEHIYDNLTNSYNIAAVNLSLGGGQYSAYCDNNDIIYRNHVNNLTGAGIAVAIASGNSGYCGYVSSPSCITNAITVGATDISDEEASFSNYLTGVLDVFAPGVNINSAVGSGDSNYETWNGTSMATPHVTGAFAVFKQKNDTLSVSQLETVMKDTRSAVSYGCASHGSEGRINVDSVINSITDGNDVTAPYNVTVSINSGNAYTNSRSVTVSINGADGSGINGYYVSENSTTPDVSAFSSTYATTSFMTNVSFTLSSGDGTKTVYAWLKDEAGNLSTVAADTIVLDTTAPYVMSISPANNSTGVAAGTDISVLFSESVLSSTLTLTNLSLVNQSTMTAVTNGDIAISGNTVTFDPAADLSAGTAYILSITAGIRDQAGNSLNPATQSYFVTQTSSIGGDGDDDNGTDDGGDDDNDSTDNGGSSGGGGGCSAGTEADYALIVLMLISGIILIRKKI; encoded by the coding sequence ATGCGTTTCAGGCTTTTTGCTTTATTCATTATTGCTTTATCAATATTCACCGTTTCAGTGACACAATCACACGCCGACACCAAGCCAAGAGCGTTGAACAGAGCCTCTCTCGCAATGAAAGCGGCGAAAGACGGTTATGTCCGTGTCATAGTCGGTTTCAGGTCGGACAGCTACTCTGAACTGATAAAAGCGTCCCGCAGCGCAAAACAAGACCTGAGAGGAACAGTGAAAAAACGCGCGGCTGAAAAAGCGGATGCCGCCGTAAAGGCGGAAACGGAACGCAGCAGACAAAACGCCCTTTCATCAATAGATTCCAAAGACTACATCATAAAAAGAGCATACGACTTCACACCGGAAGCGGCGATGGAAGTCAGCTCTGAGGGGCTTTCAGAGCTTTTGAACAACCCTCTGGTGGAATACATAATCGAAGATGTTCCGCAGAAGCTTCCCGATACACTTTCCTCTCCCTCAGCCGGAGTCGATTCCATAGGCAGAATAGGCGCTGACGACGCATGGACTGCGGGTTACACAGGCGCGGGACAGTTTGTTGCGATTGTAGATACCGGAATAAGGCGCACTCATGAAATGTTTGCGGGTAAAAATATTGTGGAGGCGTGCTTCTCCGATAACGACTGTCCGGACGGCAGTGACGAGATGTACGGCACAGGAGCCGCGGCGCACTATGAATCATCGTACACAAGCTACGACCACGGGAGCCATGTGGCGGGAATCGCCGCGGGAAACAGCTCAAGCCAGAAGGGAGTTGCGAAGGATGCTGACATAATAGCAATTCAGGTTTTCTCCAGATTTGAAAATGAATCTGCATGTACAGGAGGAGAGCTCCCTTTTGAAGACTGCGTTCTTTCGTGGGATTCTGACCAAAAGGCAGCTCTTGAACATATTTATGACAATTTGACAAACTCTTATAACATAGCGGCTGTAAATTTGAGCCTTGGCGGAGGTCAATACAGCGCTTACTGCGACAACAACGACATAATATACAGAAACCACGTCAACAATCTCACCGGCGCGGGCATAGCGGTCGCCATAGCATCCGGTAACAGCGGATATTGCGGCTATGTCTCATCCCCGTCGTGCATTACAAACGCAATTACAGTGGGAGCCACAGACATCAGTGATGAAGAGGCAAGCTTCAGCAACTACCTGACCGGAGTATTGGACGTATTCGCACCCGGGGTAAATATAAACTCCGCAGTGGGCAGCGGCGACTCGAATTACGAGACATGGAACGGAACCTCAATGGCAACACCCCATGTTACGGGCGCCTTTGCCGTTTTTAAACAGAAAAACGACACTCTCTCCGTAAGCCAGCTTGAAACCGTAATGAAAGACACCCGTTCCGCAGTTTCTTACGGCTGCGCTTCCCACGGCAGCGAAGGACGCATAAACGTTGATTCGGTCATAAACTCAATCACAGATGGAAACGATGTCACTGCGCCCTACAATGTCACTGTTTCCATAAACAGCGGAAACGCATACACCAACTCCCGAAGTGTAACTGTTAGTATAAACGGTGCGGACGGCTCGGGCATAAACGGCTATTATGTGTCAGAAAACAGCACAACACCGGATGTATCAGCATTCAGCTCAACATACGCTACAACAAGCTTCATGACTAACGTAAGCTTTACACTCAGCAGCGGAGACGGAACCAAGACAGTGTACGCATGGCTAAAAGACGAGGCGGGAAACCTAAGCACCGTTGCCGCAGATACCATAGTTCTGGACACAACAGCGCCCTATGTAATGAGTATCTCCCCAGCAAATAACTCCACAGGTGTGGCTGCCGGAACGGATATAAGCGTTCTGTTCAGCGAAAGCGTGCTCTCCTCTACACTGACCTTAACTAACCTCTCGCTTGTGAACCAGTCCACAATGACCGCAGTAACAAACGGAGACATAGCAATTTCCGGCAATACCGTAACATTCGACCCTGCGGCTGACCTGAGCGCAGGAACAGCGTACATCCTCAGCATCACAGCAGGAATCAGGGATCAGGCGGGCAATTCACTGAACCCTGCGACTCAGTCTTATTTTGTTACCCAAACCTCATCCATCGGAGGTGACGGCGATGATGACAACGGCACAGATGATGGCGGAGACGATGATAATGACAGCACAGATAACGGCGGCAGTTCAGGCGGAGGCGGAGGATGCTCAGCAGGAACAGAAGCGGATTACGCTCTGATTGTGCTGATGCTGATTTCCGGGATAATATTAATAAGAAAAAAGATATAG
- a CDS encoding serine hydrolase domain-containing protein, producing MFFIVFFSFVLNAFADNRMDNLAEAAVKNGLTEGAVILVRQNGRNIHFDAYGTAEKGSVFDLASLTKVYTTTLAVMRLVDMGLLKPSDKVGKFFPEYREGKKAIVTVEDLLRHRSGLPAWKPLYCEDKPKEYLLNIPLEYTPDSARIYSDPGFMILGLIVEKVSGKPLGVFVREQFYEPMGLKTAGFMPEDVSAIMPTLFGGFEAEMMKDAACRTKYPETVLKGQVNDGNAREVFGGAAGHAGLFSNAEDLAALAELTVGGRYGGAGYIRRDTLRHFMTKDESGQGMGFVMTAKSLNAESITSGTFGHLGFTGTSVVCVPEKGLTVIILTNRQMKGMDEQGRYPDLRALRKAVFREAVRLADENVVK from the coding sequence GTGTTTTTTATAGTTTTTTTCTCCTTTGTTCTCAATGCCTTTGCCGATAACCGCATGGACAATTTGGCTGAGGCGGCTGTTAAAAACGGGCTGACGGAAGGCGCTGTAATCCTCGTCAGGCAGAACGGGCGTAATATTCATTTCGACGCGTACGGCACGGCGGAAAAGGGGAGCGTGTTTGATCTGGCGTCTCTCACTAAGGTGTACACGACAACACTTGCCGTGATGAGGCTTGTTGATATGGGTCTGCTTAAGCCTTCGGATAAGGTCGGGAAGTTTTTTCCCGAGTACAGGGAAGGGAAAAAAGCAATCGTGACAGTGGAGGATCTCCTGCGCCACAGATCCGGTCTGCCCGCGTGGAAGCCGCTTTACTGTGAGGATAAGCCGAAGGAATACCTGCTGAACATTCCCCTTGAATACACGCCTGACAGCGCAAGGATTTACAGTGATCCGGGGTTTATGATTCTGGGTCTGATTGTTGAAAAGGTGAGCGGAAAGCCCCTTGGTGTGTTTGTAAGAGAACAGTTTTACGAGCCGATGGGACTGAAAACCGCAGGCTTTATGCCGGAGGATGTTTCAGCAATAATGCCGACACTGTTCGGCGGGTTTGAAGCGGAAATGATGAAAGATGCCGCATGCAGGACGAAATATCCTGAAACAGTGCTGAAAGGGCAGGTTAATGACGGCAACGCCCGTGAGGTTTTCGGCGGTGCAGCGGGGCATGCGGGGCTTTTCAGCAATGCGGAGGATCTGGCGGCGCTTGCGGAGCTGACAGTCGGCGGCAGATACGGCGGCGCAGGATACATCAGGAGGGACACACTGAGACACTTCATGACAAAGGATGAATCAGGGCAGGGGATGGGCTTTGTGATGACCGCGAAGTCTCTTAATGCGGAGAGTATCACGAGCGGTACGTTCGGGCATCTTGGTTTCACGGGAACATCCGTCGTCTGTGTTCCTGAAAAGGGACTGACCGTAATCATCCTCACTAACAGACAGATGAAGGGAATGGATGAACAGGGGCGTTATCCTGATTTAAGGGCACTCAGGAAAGCGGTTTTCCGTGAAGCTGTGCGCCTTGCGGATGAAAATGTGGTAAAATAG